A genome region from Microbacterium profundi includes the following:
- a CDS encoding acyl carrier protein, whose translation MLTVDARIEEFILNSFLFGDAERMPSQTDSLLQAGVIDSTGVLELIEFLESEFGFRVEDTESIPENLDSIENLARFISVKTA comes from the coding sequence ATGCTCACTGTCGATGCACGCATCGAGGAATTCATTCTCAACAGCTTTCTGTTCGGCGATGCCGAACGGATGCCGTCGCAGACGGATTCGCTGCTGCAGGCGGGGGTGATCGATTCGACCGGAGTTCTCGAGCTCATCGAGTTCCTGGAGAGCGAATTCGGTTTCCGGGTGGAGGACACAGAATCGATTCCGGAGAATCTGGATTCGATCGAGAACCTCGCCCGATTCATATCGGTCAAGACTGCCTGA